A region from the Vibrio artabrorum genome encodes:
- a CDS encoding glutaredoxin family protein — protein sequence MKFIRWFLGRVILLLNFVFSPSGVKRSQEAQNQVNEQAKNLALYQFEACPFCVKVRRAMKRQSVQFELRDAKNNQQHRSELEAGGGRVKVPCLRIEKDGKTEWMYESSDIIAYLEKQFT from the coding sequence ATGAAGTTTATCCGTTGGTTCTTAGGCCGTGTCATCTTGTTATTGAATTTTGTTTTCAGCCCGAGTGGTGTAAAACGCTCTCAAGAAGCGCAAAATCAAGTGAATGAGCAAGCAAAAAACCTCGCATTATACCAATTCGAAGCATGCCCATTTTGTGTGAAAGTGCGCCGCGCGATGAAACGTCAATCGGTTCAATTTGAGCTTCGCGATGCAAAAAATAACCAACAGCATCGTTCAGAGCTTGAAGCTGGCGGTGGCCGTGTGAAAGTGCCTTGCCTACGCATTGAGAAAGACGGTAAAACTGAATGGATGTATGAATCTTCTGACATCATTGCTTATTTAGAGAAGCAATTCACATAA
- a CDS encoding TetR/AcrR family transcriptional regulator encodes MNEKTNDTRLHILNVGYQLIVNSGFNGVGLSQLLKEADVPKGSFYHYFKSKEQFGEALIQYYFENYITKIEAILVHGEGNHYQRILNYFSLWTKTENGACNAHKCLVVKLSAEVSDLSEPMRQALLKGAEKVTNSIERCIVGGIENGSIKVKDSQEAAQNLYSVWLGASLLSKLSQSSHSLRSALSLTERILKGESH; translated from the coding sequence ATGAACGAAAAAACCAATGACACACGCCTGCATATTTTGAATGTGGGCTATCAGTTAATAGTGAACAGCGGCTTTAATGGTGTTGGGCTATCACAATTGCTTAAAGAAGCGGACGTGCCGAAAGGATCGTTTTACCACTATTTTAAATCTAAAGAGCAATTTGGCGAGGCGTTGATTCAATACTATTTTGAAAACTACATCACTAAGATTGAAGCGATTTTAGTACACGGTGAAGGTAATCATTATCAGCGAATCTTGAACTATTTCTCGCTATGGACCAAGACAGAAAACGGAGCCTGTAACGCCCATAAATGCTTGGTTGTTAAGCTTAGTGCGGAAGTTTCTGATCTTTCTGAACCGATGCGCCAAGCGCTATTAAAAGGTGCTGAGAAAGTGACCAACAGCATCGAACGGTGCATTGTTGGTGGTATTGAAAATGGCTCTATAAAGGTTAAAGACAGCCAAGAAGCCGCTCAAAACCTATATTCTGTGTGGTTAGGCGCAAGTTTATTGAGCAAGCTGAGCCAGAGCTCACATAGCTTACGGTCGGCTTTAAGCCTTACCGAACGAATTTTGAAAGGTGAAAGCCACTAA
- a CDS encoding OmpA family protein: MLSIALAGCKTTLPNNMFGDDMLATAPQSDYDLKHPEWGVVQTTYVSSDHAYTTQSRTQQRATITTNYGRGVSTNDPLEVFLRQNRIDFEVLPGNHVMVKLEQHVNFKTGSAFPEPDYNQWLDTLGSYLSQRQDIDVVIEGHTDNTGSERINESLSEQRAKEVKARLERNSVSSRSIYTRGFGEYVPACTNASAQGKACNRRVELMLILAKK; the protein is encoded by the coding sequence ATGTTAAGCATAGCTTTGGCGGGCTGTAAAACAACATTACCAAACAATATGTTCGGTGATGACATGCTCGCAACTGCACCTCAATCGGATTATGATCTTAAGCACCCGGAATGGGGTGTAGTTCAAACGACATACGTGTCGAGTGATCATGCCTACACAACTCAAAGCCGCACTCAACAACGCGCCACAATTACAACTAACTATGGACGTGGTGTGTCAACAAATGACCCATTGGAAGTCTTTTTAAGACAGAACCGTATCGACTTTGAAGTTCTGCCGGGTAACCATGTCATGGTAAAACTAGAGCAACATGTGAATTTTAAAACAGGCTCTGCATTCCCAGAACCTGATTATAATCAATGGTTGGATACTCTGGGCAGTTACTTGTCGCAACGTCAAGATATTGATGTGGTGATTGAAGGCCACACAGATAATACTGGCAGTGAACGTATTAATGAATCGCTTTCTGAGCAACGCGCAAAAGAAGTGAAAGCTCGATTAGAGCGAAACTCTGTTTCAAGTCGTTCGATTTATACGCGCGGTTTTGGTGAGTATGTCCCTGCTTGTACGAATGCATCTGCACAAGGAAAGGCATGTAACCGTCGTGTTGAGTTGATGCTTATTTTAGCTAAGAAGTAG
- a CDS encoding thiol:disulfide interchange protein DsbA/DsbL, whose amino-acid sequence MFKPLIKLITALSVVLIIAGCSETNEPQKGVQYEMLPTALTEFDLAPVTEIFSLNCGHCRKMESAIPEIETLTDQTIGKMHVTFNESAQISAMIYYTAVMQLDATPDHAFMDDLFGAVQMGADATPAQRQQALETAFTSRDLVSPYQLNKEQQVTLFNYIQKAEEISVKGQINSVPTFIVNGKYQVLTAGHQDVTSIAKTINYLLTQP is encoded by the coding sequence ATGTTTAAACCACTTATTAAACTCATCACAGCACTTTCTGTGGTATTGATTATCGCGGGCTGCAGTGAAACCAACGAGCCACAAAAAGGCGTTCAATACGAAATGCTCCCAACCGCTCTAACTGAGTTCGATCTCGCTCCAGTCACCGAAATCTTCTCTCTTAACTGTGGGCACTGCCGTAAAATGGAAAGTGCCATTCCAGAGATTGAAACTCTAACCGATCAAACTATCGGCAAGATGCACGTTACCTTCAATGAAAGCGCTCAAATCAGTGCAATGATCTACTACACGGCCGTGATGCAACTTGATGCGACACCTGATCACGCTTTCATGGATGACCTCTTTGGTGCCGTTCAAATGGGTGCGGATGCTACTCCAGCACAACGCCAACAAGCACTAGAAACTGCGTTTACATCTCGTGATCTAGTCAGCCCATATCAGCTCAATAAAGAGCAGCAAGTCACTCTTTTTAATTACATTCAGAAAGCTGAAGAGATTTCCGTAAAAGGCCAGATCAATTCAGTACCAACATTTATCGTCAATGGTAAATACCAAGTACTGACAGCCGGTCACCAAGACGTTACCAGCATCGCGAAAACGATTAACTACCTTTTGACTCAACCATAA
- a CDS encoding glutathione S-transferase family protein has translation MITLHHLNKSRSKRIIWLLEELGVDYQVKPYQRDSVTFLAPPELKSIHPLGKSPVIEDDGVVITESGAITEYLIDQYGQGKFAPTRGTADYVEYSQWLHFAESSGILPMLLKIFVMKDGCETNFLGGYADDENQKILTYVNNALEGKTYLVADTLTGADFMMSFIVEIAANFGATALYPNIAKYGELLTSLPAYQKAEQVELEHSN, from the coding sequence ATGATTACTTTGCATCACCTGAATAAGTCGCGCTCAAAGCGTATCATCTGGCTATTGGAAGAGCTTGGGGTAGATTACCAAGTCAAACCATACCAACGAGACAGTGTCACTTTTCTTGCACCACCAGAACTCAAATCCATTCACCCATTGGGTAAGTCTCCTGTCATTGAAGACGATGGCGTCGTGATCACTGAATCTGGTGCTATCACGGAATACCTCATCGACCAATACGGTCAGGGTAAGTTCGCACCTACACGTGGCACCGCAGACTACGTGGAATATTCGCAATGGCTTCACTTCGCTGAAAGCTCAGGTATTTTGCCAATGTTGCTTAAGATCTTTGTGATGAAAGACGGCTGTGAAACTAACTTCCTAGGCGGTTATGCAGACGATGAAAACCAAAAGATCTTAACTTACGTGAATAATGCACTTGAAGGTAAAACCTACTTGGTTGCAGACACACTAACGGGTGCAGATTTTATGATGTCGTTCATCGTAGAAATCGCTGCTAACTTTGGTGCAACCGCGCTTTACCCGAACATTGCTAAATACGGTGAGCTTTTAACGAGCCTCCCTGCTTATCAAAAAGCAGAGCAAGTAGAGCTAGAACACTCGAACTGA
- a CDS encoding RluA family pseudouridine synthase translates to MPENLAQYTPLYLANTNVDLALPTRFTFPYYYTPHPVCEFAMLQLQQSLVDCGVNENSQGNLYAVLLVQNPITQELGYLSAFSGLQLDPALVSQLNNIHFVPPAFDSTQFKSQNCANLARQLQLADDIEKLQQSHNLDALLAELEGLKIESAQAIEAFQLAMSANKAQRNELREQANQEKALGNLESAANLLKQLGNQSSQEKRDLKALRIEWKQKIVERQSHVDLIESELKNRKQDHQAISEQLETQRLSHYRFMDQAKQSKNLLELLDGKDALEGSGDCCLPKLLNFAFEHGFKPLALSEFWWGLPPTDIIRQHANLYPVCQSKSFEILEHQLSGIELEDNPLIVNPAVGKSFDIVYEDDEIVVVNKPEEFLSVPGKFIEDSVYTRIKARYPDATGPLIIHRLDMSTSGLLILALTAESNKHIQKQFIDRTVEKRYTALLDGEITGESGDISLPLRGDITDRPRQLVCHQHGRNAETHWHAVSTHNGKTKVHLYPKTGRTHQLRVHCAHPLGLGVPIRGDDLYGYKRERLHLHAGYLKLIHPTTGEWMEFEVPSEF, encoded by the coding sequence ATGCCAGAAAACCTCGCTCAATACACACCTTTGTACCTAGCAAACACGAATGTCGATTTAGCGCTACCGACTCGCTTTACGTTCCCGTATTACTATACGCCGCACCCTGTGTGTGAATTCGCTATGCTGCAGCTTCAGCAATCACTTGTCGACTGTGGTGTGAATGAAAACTCGCAAGGTAATCTCTACGCTGTGCTGCTTGTTCAGAATCCGATCACGCAAGAGTTAGGCTACCTTTCTGCGTTTTCTGGCTTGCAGTTAGATCCGGCTTTGGTCTCTCAGTTAAACAACATTCACTTTGTTCCACCAGCCTTCGATTCAACACAGTTTAAATCTCAGAACTGTGCGAACCTTGCTCGCCAGTTGCAACTCGCGGACGACATTGAAAAGCTACAACAGTCGCACAACCTAGACGCATTATTGGCCGAGCTTGAAGGGTTAAAAATCGAATCAGCACAAGCCATCGAAGCCTTTCAGTTAGCTATGTCCGCGAACAAAGCTCAGCGTAACGAACTCAGAGAACAAGCCAATCAAGAAAAAGCATTAGGGAATCTAGAGTCAGCGGCGAATTTGCTCAAACAACTGGGCAATCAAAGTAGCCAAGAGAAACGCGACCTAAAAGCACTTCGTATTGAGTGGAAACAGAAGATCGTAGAGCGCCAATCACACGTTGATTTGATTGAAAGCGAACTGAAAAACCGTAAGCAAGATCACCAAGCCATTTCAGAGCAGTTGGAAACTCAACGTCTCTCTCACTATCGCTTTATGGATCAAGCCAAGCAATCTAAGAATTTACTCGAGTTGCTCGATGGCAAAGACGCACTTGAAGGCTCTGGTGACTGCTGCCTACCTAAGTTGCTTAACTTTGCGTTTGAACACGGGTTCAAGCCGTTAGCTTTGTCTGAATTTTGGTGGGGATTACCGCCTACAGATATCATTCGACAACACGCAAACCTGTACCCGGTTTGTCAGAGTAAAAGCTTTGAGATCCTCGAACACCAGCTAAGTGGCATAGAGCTAGAAGATAACCCGCTTATCGTAAACCCCGCGGTTGGTAAATCTTTTGATATTGTTTATGAAGACGATGAAATCGTAGTCGTCAATAAGCCTGAAGAGTTCTTGTCGGTTCCTGGTAAGTTTATCGAAGACTCGGTTTATACACGCATTAAAGCGCGTTACCCGGATGCGACTGGCCCTTTGATTATTCATAGATTGGATATGTCGACGTCAGGCTTGTTGATCTTGGCGCTCACGGCGGAGTCAAACAAGCACATTCAGAAGCAGTTCATTGATAGAACCGTAGAGAAGCGCTACACCGCTTTGTTAGATGGTGAGATAACGGGTGAATCTGGCGATATCAGCCTTCCTTTGCGCGGCGACATCACAGACAGACCAAGACAACTGGTTTGCCACCAACACGGCCGAAATGCAGAAACTCATTGGCATGCGGTGAGCACTCATAATGGCAAAACCAAGGTTCACTTGTACCCTAAAACCGGGCGAACCCACCAGCTACGAGTACACTGCGCTCATCCATTAGGGCTTGGTGTGCCGATTCGTGGTGACGACTTATACGGATACAAACGCGAGCGCTTACACCTGCACGCTGGCTACCTAAAGTTGATTCACCCGACAACCGGTGAATGGATGGAATTTGAAGTGCCTTCTGAGTTT
- the norR gene encoding nitric oxide reductase transcriptional regulator NorR — protein MQDISASTLMEMTIGLASGVNDQDRFNRLLDAIRKTITCDCVALLSLQGDTLVPIAMQGLSRDTFGRRFIISEHPRFTEICASRSPVRFDSDSSLPDPFDGLLIDHDGDLPMHACMGLPLLFADKLLGILTLDSLTPNVFSNIPARNLEVLAAIAASSMQMALTFSQLEHQAKQSKQLLEELNVEAWERDGGELIGKSDAMVALKNDIAIVAPSEFNILIHGDTGVGKELVARTLHHQSQRKRNPLVYVNCAAIPENLVESELFGHVRGAFTGADKNRLGKFALADGGTLFLDEIGELPLAAQSKLLRALQNNEIQPVGQDNIKTINVRVLAATNRDLKKEVENGRFRADLYHRLTVYPIAVPALKDRGDDISLLAGFFLEQARRKLGINQVKFRSDVLIFLNRYSWPGNVRELEHVISRSALKALARSNNKNLVTINKEDCGPLDQDQPIATTQVKNTPLSTPTVDLSAGLRGATDDFQRSIITGVLEDANFNWAQAGRVLKTDRANLTRLSKRLGLNVAKSHTIERTK, from the coding sequence ATGCAAGATATTTCAGCATCAACTCTCATGGAAATGACGATTGGCCTTGCGAGTGGCGTGAATGATCAAGACCGTTTCAATCGCTTACTCGACGCGATTCGTAAGACAATCACATGTGATTGTGTCGCACTTTTGAGCCTTCAAGGCGATACGCTTGTACCTATCGCAATGCAAGGCCTCAGTCGAGATACATTCGGCCGTCGCTTTATCATTTCAGAACACCCTCGCTTTACTGAGATATGCGCCTCTCGCTCTCCTGTTCGATTCGATTCTGATAGCTCACTACCCGACCCTTTTGACGGTTTATTAATAGATCATGACGGCGACTTACCCATGCATGCCTGTATGGGTTTGCCTCTATTATTTGCCGATAAGCTGCTTGGTATTCTAACGCTTGATAGCTTAACACCGAATGTGTTCTCCAATATTCCAGCACGTAACCTAGAAGTACTCGCAGCAATTGCAGCTTCCAGTATGCAAATGGCTTTAACCTTTTCACAGTTGGAGCATCAAGCAAAACAGTCGAAACAACTGCTGGAAGAGTTAAATGTTGAAGCATGGGAGCGCGATGGTGGCGAACTTATCGGTAAAAGTGATGCGATGGTCGCGCTAAAGAATGACATCGCGATTGTCGCCCCTTCCGAGTTTAATATCCTGATTCATGGCGATACAGGTGTCGGTAAAGAACTCGTTGCTCGCACCTTGCATCATCAATCGCAACGTAAACGTAATCCGCTTGTCTATGTTAACTGCGCGGCGATTCCTGAAAATTTGGTGGAGAGTGAACTGTTTGGTCATGTTCGCGGGGCGTTTACCGGAGCGGATAAAAATCGACTGGGCAAGTTTGCCTTAGCAGACGGTGGCACACTATTCCTCGATGAAATTGGCGAACTGCCGTTAGCTGCGCAAAGTAAGCTACTTCGTGCACTACAAAATAACGAAATTCAACCGGTGGGCCAAGACAACATCAAGACCATTAATGTTCGCGTATTAGCGGCAACCAACCGAGATCTCAAAAAAGAAGTCGAAAACGGTCGATTTAGAGCCGATTTATACCACCGACTCACTGTCTACCCTATCGCAGTGCCTGCCTTGAAAGATCGAGGTGACGACATCAGTTTACTAGCAGGCTTCTTTCTAGAACAAGCTCGTCGTAAGCTTGGCATCAACCAAGTTAAGTTTCGTTCCGATGTTCTTATTTTCCTAAATCGTTATAGTTGGCCAGGTAACGTGCGAGAACTTGAACATGTGATCAGTCGTTCAGCACTTAAGGCGCTGGCTCGAAGCAACAACAAGAACCTAGTTACGATAAACAAAGAAGATTGTGGTCCACTCGACCAAGATCAGCCTATTGCGACGACACAGGTGAAGAACACCCCGTTATCGACACCAACGGTCGACCTTTCTGCAGGGCTACGTGGTGCAACGGACGATTTTCAGCGTAGCATCATTACTGGGGTGCTGGAAGATGCCAACTTTAACTGGGCACAAGCAGGGCGAGTTCTGAAAACAGACCGAGCGAACCTGACTCGATTGTCTAAGCGTTTAGGGCTAAATGTGGCTAAGTCTCACACGATCGAACGGACAAAATAG
- the hmpA gene encoding NO-inducible flavohemoprotein: MLNNLHINIIKSTIPLLENAGPALTQHFYQRMFIHNPELKDIFNMTHQRTGRQGVALFEAIAAYAKNIENLAALTSAVERIAHKHTSFNIQPEHYQIVGLHLIETLRELAADAFTPEVEEAWTEAYLFLAQVFIDREAELYLQRKQAVGGWEAARSFVIVNKVEESALVTSFILEPKDGGDVLDYTPGQYIGIEVKPEGAQYNEIRQYSLSDKPNGKNYRISVKREGQGQDVQGVVSNYMHDMAVIGDEVSLYAPAGDFRYQERSKPVTLISAGVGLTPMQSMLEFLNNEQKNESVLYLHACENAEQHSFTTRVKDIVSDKGWEAKTWYMNKNESASENVYEGQMDLASISDIDGFQESDFYICGPIGFMKNIVDQLEALKVDRSRVHYEVFGPHAHF; encoded by the coding sequence ATGCTAAACAATCTACATATCAACATCATCAAATCGACGATTCCTCTTTTAGAAAATGCAGGCCCGGCTCTAACCCAACACTTCTATCAACGTATGTTTATACATAACCCTGAGTTAAAAGATATCTTCAACATGACTCATCAAAGAACAGGTCGCCAAGGTGTGGCACTGTTTGAAGCTATCGCAGCTTATGCAAAGAACATTGAAAATCTAGCGGCGCTAACTTCAGCCGTCGAACGAATTGCACACAAGCACACAAGTTTTAATATTCAACCTGAGCATTACCAAATTGTTGGTCTTCACCTGATTGAGACATTACGTGAACTAGCTGCTGACGCGTTTACTCCAGAAGTGGAAGAAGCGTGGACAGAAGCTTACTTATTCTTAGCCCAAGTATTCATCGACCGTGAAGCTGAACTTTACCTACAACGAAAGCAAGCTGTCGGTGGTTGGGAAGCTGCGCGTTCGTTTGTTATCGTAAACAAGGTTGAAGAGTCAGCACTGGTTACTAGCTTTATCCTAGAGCCAAAAGATGGCGGTGACGTTTTGGATTACACTCCAGGCCAATACATCGGTATTGAAGTGAAACCTGAAGGTGCGCAGTACAACGAAATTCGTCAATACTCACTGTCAGATAAACCTAATGGAAAAAATTACCGTATTTCAGTGAAGCGTGAAGGCCAAGGTCAAGATGTGCAAGGTGTAGTGTCTAACTACATGCACGATATGGCGGTTATCGGCGATGAAGTTAGCCTGTACGCACCTGCAGGTGACTTTAGGTATCAAGAACGCAGTAAACCAGTGACGCTGATTTCTGCGGGTGTTGGTTTAACACCAATGCAATCTATGCTTGAATTCTTGAACAACGAGCAGAAAAATGAATCGGTTCTATATCTTCACGCATGTGAAAATGCAGAGCAGCACTCTTTCACGACTCGCGTTAAAGATATTGTTTCTGACAAAGGCTGGGAAGCAAAAACCTGGTACATGAACAAAAACGAGTCTGCAAGCGAAAACGTATATGAAGGTCAAATGGATCTAGCTTCTATTTCCGATATTGATGGTTTTCAAGAGAGTGATTTTTATATTTGTGGTCCTATTGGTTTCATGAAAAATATAGTGGATCAGTTAGAGGCACTTAAAGTGGATCGTTCACGCGTGCATTACGAAGTCTTTGGCCCTCACGCTCACTTTTAA
- a CDS encoding FKBP-type peptidyl-prolyl cis-trans isomerase — protein MSKFVIPVIVLLLAGFMIYRTWMNHKSGEENLEQGQQFLLKNGTKEGVITTDSGLQYLVLEKGTGTEHPTKNSKVTVHYHGTLIDGTVFDSSVERGEPISFTLKQVIKGWQEGLTYMVEGEKVRLFIPSQLAYGKGGSGPIPPSSTLIFDVELISIQ, from the coding sequence ATGTCTAAATTTGTCATTCCAGTCATTGTCCTTCTTTTGGCGGGATTCATGATCTACCGAACTTGGATGAACCATAAGTCTGGTGAGGAAAACCTTGAGCAAGGCCAACAATTCCTACTCAAGAACGGCACTAAAGAAGGTGTGATTACGACTGACAGCGGTCTTCAATATCTGGTTCTTGAAAAAGGTACTGGCACTGAGCACCCAACGAAGAACAGTAAAGTAACGGTTCACTACCATGGTACCTTAATTGATGGCACTGTTTTCGATAGCTCTGTTGAGCGTGGCGAGCCAATCTCATTTACCCTTAAGCAAGTAATCAAAGGCTGGCAAGAAGGGTTAACTTACATGGTTGAAGGCGAGAAAGTTCGTCTGTTTATCCCGAGTCAGTTAGCATACGGCAAAGGCGGTTCAGGCCCTATTCCACCATCATCGACTCTGATTTTTGATGTAGAACTCATCTCTATCCAGTAA
- a CDS encoding NADP-dependent oxidoreductase has protein sequence MTQQDNRRIVLASRPVGAPTQDNFRLETVAAPTIKDGEMLLRSVYLSLDPYMRGRMSDAKSYADPVAIDEVMVGATVCQVEESNHADYEVGEWVLAYTGWQDLGVSNGEGLIKLGKEPTHPSYALGIMGMPGFTAYMGLLDIGQPKQGDTLVVAAATGAVGATVGQIGKLKGCRVIGVAGGQEKCQYAKEVLGFDECIDHKADDFAEQLAKACDNGIDVYFENVGGKVFDAVMPLLNTGARIPVCGLISQYNATSLPEGPDRMSSLMGMLLVKRIKMQGFIIFDDYAHRYNEFAVQMTEWLSQGKMHYREHLVEGLENAPQAFMGLLEGQNFGKLVIKTNEAK, from the coding sequence ATGACTCAACAAGACAATCGCCGCATCGTATTGGCTTCTCGCCCAGTTGGCGCACCGACTCAAGACAACTTCCGTTTAGAGACAGTAGCCGCACCAACAATTAAAGACGGCGAGATGTTACTTCGCTCAGTTTATCTTTCTCTAGACCCATACATGCGTGGTCGTATGAGCGATGCCAAATCCTACGCAGATCCCGTTGCGATTGATGAAGTGATGGTTGGCGCAACCGTATGTCAGGTTGAAGAGTCAAACCACGCTGATTACGAAGTTGGCGAATGGGTACTGGCTTATACAGGTTGGCAAGATCTTGGAGTGTCCAACGGTGAAGGTCTAATCAAACTCGGCAAAGAACCAACGCACCCTTCTTACGCGCTTGGCATCATGGGTATGCCTGGTTTTACGGCTTACATGGGCTTGCTTGATATCGGCCAACCTAAACAAGGTGACACGCTAGTCGTTGCGGCAGCAACAGGGGCCGTAGGTGCAACCGTTGGACAAATCGGCAAACTAAAAGGCTGTCGTGTTATCGGCGTTGCAGGCGGTCAAGAGAAGTGCCAGTACGCGAAAGAGGTTCTTGGCTTTGATGAGTGTATCGACCACAAAGCTGACGACTTCGCAGAGCAACTGGCTAAAGCGTGTGACAACGGCATCGACGTTTACTTTGAAAACGTTGGTGGCAAGGTATTCGATGCCGTCATGCCTCTGCTTAACACCGGTGCTCGTATTCCTGTGTGTGGCCTTATCTCTCAATACAATGCGACGTCACTGCCTGAAGGCCCAGATCGTATGTCTAGCCTGATGGGTATGCTGTTGGTTAAACGAATTAAGATGCAAGGCTTCATCATCTTTGATGACTACGCACACCGTTACAACGAGTTTGCGGTTCAAATGACAGAATGGTTATCTCAAGGCAAGATGCACTATCGTGAGCACCTGGTTGAAGGTTTAGAGAATGCGCCACAAGCATTCATGGGCCTATTGGAAGGTCAGAACTTCGGTAAGCTTGTAATCAAAACCAATGAAGCTAAATAA